Proteins encoded within one genomic window of Candidatus Nezhaarchaeales archaeon:
- a CDS encoding 5-formyltetrahydrofolate cyclo-ligase — MGLLMGLEVEKQRLREEVWNSLERNGIALPPLPCRGRIPNFKGALQAALNLRRLEEYRKAEAILVNPDSAQYHVRRLALLDGKTVVMATPRLKSGFLVLRPNAVKGREGEAATIKGAFKYGEREPVVPKVDLVVEGSVAVDLKGNRLGKGGGYGDVEIRMVKERWGPSIKVVTTVHSTQVVGRVPAAGKDERVDYIVTEKGVFKVF, encoded by the coding sequence GTGGGGCTATTAATGGGTTTAGAGGTGGAGAAGCAAAGGTTGCGTGAGGAGGTTTGGAATAGTCTTGAACGGAACGGTATAGCGTTACCCCCACTACCATGTAGGGGTAGGATACCGAACTTTAAGGGAGCCCTACAGGCCGCTTTAAACCTTAGGAGGCTTGAGGAATACCGTAAGGCTGAAGCTATTCTCGTTAACCCTGACTCCGCTCAATACCATGTTAGAAGGCTGGCCCTACTTGATGGGAAGACGGTGGTTATGGCTACGCCGCGGTTAAAGTCGGGGTTCTTAGTATTAAGGCCTAACGCGGTTAAGGGTAGGGAGGGTGAAGCGGCGACGATTAAGGGGGCCTTTAAATACGGAGAGCGAGAACCCGTGGTTCCAAAGGTGGATTTAGTGGTTGAGGGGAGCGTAGCCGTCGACCTTAAGGGTAATAGGCTTGGTAAGGGTGGAGGCTATGGCGACGTCGAGATTAGGATGGTTAAGGAGAGGTGGGGGCCTAGTATTAAGGTGGTAACAACGGTGCATTCAACCCAGGTAGTAGGTAGGGTTCCGGCCGCTGGTAAGGATGAAAGGGTGGATTATATAGTTACTGAGAAGGGCGTGTTTAAGGTATTCTAG
- a CDS encoding metalloregulator ArsR/SmtB family transcription factor, producing the protein MSGQGAKVFAALADQTRYRIIKLLIEGPMATDDLVKAVGKARSTVEEHLSVLLEAKLVTRRREDKRYVYEATGVARTLIDVMEGTFKPSEDVSTEKAGRTLLEVPVKKLGLNLFKRSTINLYVLSLLLGVLYGFINFYVYPLSYYIAAVFIGLIVGVIGGSVRELLGASALTALTVAIVVSLNLQPSLLYLVLSFPLAFVILAVIGLIVYLVKRHFIG; encoded by the coding sequence GTGAGCGGTCAAGGGGCGAAGGTTTTCGCGGCTCTAGCGGATCAAACCCGCTATAGGATAATTAAGCTACTTATAGAGGGGCCTATGGCTACCGACGACCTAGTTAAAGCGGTAGGTAAGGCTAGAAGTACCGTTGAGGAGCATTTAAGCGTCCTTTTGGAGGCTAAACTGGTAACTCGTAGGAGGGAGGATAAACGCTACGTATACGAAGCTACCGGGGTAGCTAGAACGCTTATAGACGTAATGGAGGGCACCTTTAAGCCTAGTGAGGATGTTTCTACGGAGAAGGCTGGTCGAACCCTCCTCGAAGTCCCCGTTAAGAAGTTGGGCTTAAACCTCTTTAAACGGTCAACCATTAACCTCTACGTTTTAAGCCTCCTTTTAGGGGTCCTCTACGGCTTTATAAACTTCTACGTTTACCCGTTGAGCTACTATATCGCGGCGGTTTTCATAGGTTTAATTGTAGGCGTTATCGGTGGATCGGTCCGCGAACTCCTAGGGGCTTCGGCTTTAACGGCGTTAACCGTAGCCATCGTAGTATCGTTAAACCTGCAGCCCTCCCTACTCTACTTAGTTTTAAGCTTCCCCCTAGCCTTCGTAATTCTAGCGGTGATCGGTCTAATCGTTTATCTTGTTAAGAGGCACTTCATAGGCTAG
- the radA gene encoding DNA repair and recombination protein RadA, whose product MNDEGLKLLDIKGIGEKTAKKLERAGVKTPKQLAMMTASELVSRTDLSEGEALSLIEAARVELEKTLRIGVMRASEYYEALKRQPRLTTGVKGLDKILDGGLETEAITEFVGPYGSGKTQLMHQLCVTVQLTENRGGLNGSALYFDTERGFTPWKIEAIAKRFNVEPRVALENVYYVNVVDADHQVALLDTAEEYVREHGVKLIVVDSFTNHFRKQYLGRDNLVLRQQKINKYIGFLLRLAITYNVAVAVTNQVVASPDPRMPGDRAVGGHIVGHGTTHRIWLSRAKGSRRLARVIDSPRLPEAEALIEISDSGLYDAEAV is encoded by the coding sequence ATGAACGATGAGGGTTTAAAGCTTCTAGACATTAAAGGTATAGGGGAGAAGACTGCTAAGAAGCTTGAAAGGGCGGGCGTTAAAACCCCTAAGCAGTTAGCCATGATGACCGCCTCCGAACTAGTAAGTAGGACCGATCTATCGGAGGGTGAAGCCCTAAGCCTCATAGAGGCGGCTAGGGTAGAACTCGAGAAAACGCTAAGGATAGGCGTTATGCGCGCTAGCGAATACTATGAGGCTTTAAAGCGTCAACCAAGGCTTACGACGGGAGTTAAGGGCCTCGATAAGATCCTCGACGGAGGATTAGAGACGGAGGCCATAACGGAGTTCGTAGGCCCGTACGGTAGCGGTAAAACCCAGTTAATGCATCAACTCTGCGTAACCGTTCAACTAACCGAGAATAGAGGCGGGCTTAACGGGTCGGCGTTATACTTCGATACTGAGCGCGGCTTTACACCGTGGAAGATCGAAGCCATAGCTAAAAGGTTTAACGTAGAGCCTAGGGTAGCTCTAGAAAACGTCTACTACGTTAACGTAGTAGACGCCGACCACCAAGTAGCGCTACTCGATACAGCGGAGGAATACGTAAGGGAACACGGGGTTAAATTAATCGTCGTCGACTCGTTTACAAACCACTTTAGAAAGCAATACCTAGGTCGCGATAACTTAGTCTTAAGGCAGCAGAAAATCAATAAGTACATAGGCTTCCTACTACGCTTAGCGATAACATATAACGTAGCGGTAGCCGTTACCAACCAGGTTGTAGCGTCCCCCGATCCTAGGATGCCCGGGGATAGGGCGGTCGGAGGACATATAGTCGGGCATGGTACTACGCATCGAATATGGTTAAGTAGGGCTAAAGGCTCGCGGAGGCTGGCTAGGGTTATCGATTCACCTAGGCTACCGGAGGCCGAGGCCCTCATAGAGATTAGCGATAGCGGTCTATATGACGCCGAAGCGGTTTAA